The sequence below is a genomic window from Chitinophagaceae bacterium.
TAATTCATCACCCTTGTTCACAGGAACAGTAACAAGCAAATCAAACATCACCTCGGCACCACCATAGTCGATTATTTTTTTGTTTTCATTGTCCACTTTTTCTATAGCAAAATCGGGTATGATATGAATGTTTTTTTCTGCCAGTAAATGATCCAGTGCTTCAGTTGCTTTAGGTTTGGTGAAGGCTCCACTCATCGGCGTTACAAAAGTGATATCTACTTTTTGACGCATGGATTTATGTTTGAAATAGGAATCAGCGAGAAAAGCGAATTCCAAAGGAGCAACAGGACATTTGATGGGCATTTCCGTGATGTGCACCACTAATTTTCCACCTTCCCACTCCCGCAGTTTGTTACGGAGATCCAACGCACCTTCATACGTATAAAAATCAAAAACGCTTTTCTTCCATTCTGCTCCTGTCATGCCTTCTGTTTCTTCAGGAGCTGGTTTGGTTCCTGTGGCAATAATAAGCAGGTCGTAATGAATAGTGTCACCATTTTCAGTGAGCACTTTTTTTTCAACAGGTAAAATTTTGGCGATTTTTTCCTGCATGAAATTAACGCCATGGGGTATGAAATTCCTGATCGGTTTTTGAATATCTTCTGGTTCATAAATATCGAATGGAAGAAACAGGTAACCGGGTTGATAGTAATGCGTGTCACTCTCATCAATTATGGCAATTTCCCATTCGGCATGATCCAGTTCATGTTTCAGGTGATTGGCCATCATTGTGCCGGAAGTTCCGGCGCCCAAAATCAATATGCGTTTCATAAGTGGATGGGTTATTGTTTTCAATCAGTATTTACTAAAATATACAGTGCAAAGGAGCAACAACCCCAGTTTTTAATTGCTGACTTTAAACAGGTAACGGGCTGACTTTAATCACTTTTGTCAGGAAGAGGAAATTAACGAGGTGGCGGCGGGTGCTTATATTCAAACTTGCAGCTTTCTACAAGAATTGGTAATGGAATGAATCATCCTCATCGTTCTTATGTAATCCCTGAACAACGGTTATAAATCAAATGATTGGTTTTAAATTTATTCCATAAAAAAACCCTCTCGTTTTTTCGAAAGGGTTTTTCTTAAATTGAAAAAAGGTTGGTTACTTCTTCTTTTTAGGAGTTTCAAATTCTTTTCCGGAAGGGAAATCGTTACCGGTCGGACTTCCTAATCTGACCATAGCACACCGGAAACCAAGTGTAGAGAGTGCAAGGTTTTCGTCAAGATACCTGCGGGTTCCAGGTGAAAGATAATAAGCCCTGTCAGCCCATGAACCACCTTTATAAACGCGCGCCTTATCGTTGATAAGTGAAGAAACGGAATAGTTGTATTGCACTTCAGACAGAGAATCACCGTCCAGGAAATTAATCACATCACTTCTGCGATAATTCAACCTGTTGGCGCTTTCGGCATCAGAAACAGGCACTTTTATTACCCTTCCGAGCGAGTCTTTATCAACGTGATATCCCTCTTCGTCCAAACTATCTTTCATAAAGACGTTACCACGATAGCCGTTAAAGTCGTTAGCATCATAAAAGGTATTGGCACGATAAACATCAGATACCCATTCACTAACGTTGCCGGCCATATTATACAGACCGAAATCATTAGGCAGAAAGGAAGTTACCTGGGCAGTGATATCTGCATTGTCATTTAAACCACCGGCTACACCCATCATATCACCATTGCCGCGTTTGAAATTCGCAAGGAAATCACCCTGCCATCCACCATGTGTAGGATCGCGCATCTGATCACGGTTCCAGGGATAAATACGACGGTCCGTGTAAAGTTCTTCGTCTTTGTAAGGATTGTTCCCAATCAATGCTAATGCTGCATATTCCCATTCAGCCTCAGTCGGTAAACGGTATTCGGGAAGCATGATACCATCTTCCATTCTTACTTTTCTTTCTCCGGTGCCATTTGGATTAAGATCTTTCAGGTTTTTCTTTATGGCCCCCTCATATTGTCCAACGAGGTAAGAACGGGTGTTAAAGTTATCTTCGTCTATCTGACTTGGATTCTTATCCAAAATACCTTCCCGAATCATGATTGCCTCATTTACGCGATCGGTTCTCCATGCACAATAGTCATTTGCCTGAACCCAGGTTACTCCCACCACAGGGTAATTGTTAAAAGCAGGATGACGGAAATAATACTCAACGTAAGGCTCATTGTAAGCAAGTTCATCACGCCATACCAGGGAATCCGGTAATGCACGCTTTACCACTTCAGGAAAGTCAGAGCCGAAAGTGCGATTGAGCCAGTACAGATATTCCCTGTAATGAACATTCGCCACTTCAGTTTCATCCATATAAAAAGAAGAAACGGTTATCTTTTTAGGAATGTTATCGAAATCGTAGGTGAGGTTTTGTTCTGTGTTACCCATTACGAAGGAACCACCTTCCACAAGTGTTAAACCCGGGCCGGTTTCCTGGCCATCAAAATCCCTGACTTCAAAACCACCCCACTTGCTGTCGTTGTAGTTCCAGCCTGTGGTTGCTGATTTCTCTTTTTTACAAGAGCTCAGTGAAAAAAGAAGGGCTGCTGATATCATTATCAGCGAACCGGTAGTGTTAAGTGACCGCTTCAGCATGCTAAGTTATAATTACGTGAAGAGAGAGGTAAACGCAAATGTAAATTATTTATTTCAAAATTATCAGCATTCGCTGCTAAAAGGAATGTTACGATAAGTAAGGGTTTTAACAGGAGTAAAAATGCTAAAGCTATAAACTGACCGATGGTTGATTGTTTAGTTCGCTAAAATACTTCCGGGCAATCACTGAATTTCTTTGCATTCCTCTTGAATTGCACTTTTCTGGAATCGTGTAAGTTCATTACCACCGACAATTCGTGAGTGCCACCTGTACTTTCCAGATTGGAAATAGTAGCGTCATAACTATATCCAAATTTAAAAATACCCTTTCGCAAACCTGTCATAAATATCATTGCATCATTGTTTCCAAAAGCCGATCTGAAGTAAATGCCGCCATATATCAATCCAATACCGAGAATAGCACCAATGTTTAACTGTTTAAAGGTTTCCTGCTGAGCAAATAAAAGGTTGGGTGAAAAATATACGGGCGTCTTGGCTCCTTTTTTCGAGTGCAGTTCAATGCCGATATTTGCGCCTATTCGCACTGGCCATGGACTTACTTGTGATGAAATGAAAGATTCGTTGGGGGAAGTAACATGTTTGGCAGATAATCCTGCGTAGAAACTCCTTGTATAAAAAACGATTCCACCACCAATATCAGCAATACCTTTCGAGGTAACATCAGGCATATCAGCGGATATACCACCAGTCGTAGAACCGTTATACGGATTGATATTTTCGGCAAATATCAATTGACTGGCATCAATTCTTTTTTGGACAAATGATATTTGTGCTGCTGCTTTAATGCCAAAATTTTTACTGAGGTTAAGCTGGTAAGAATAAATGCCGGAAGCGCCTGTTGCAGTTAACAATCCGTTGGCCTGCCTGTCAGTTGCGACCAAAACACCAATGCCGCCATTTAATGCATCAATGTTCTGATCATAAGATGCCGTATAAGTAACATAAGCATCATTAAGTGCTGCCCACTGATTTCTATAATTCATACAAAAACGCGGACCTTCTCCCACACCTGCATAGGCGGGGTTCAGGTAAAGTGGTGAATTAAAAAACTGGCTGAATTCCACATCCTGTGCAAGCGTATTTGCCAGAAAGCAACGGAATAAAATAATGCCTAATATTGCGCGTTTCAGAACCAAAATTCAATTCAGAAGTTTTATTGTAACTTTAAATTAGCCTGAAATAATAATCATAACCTGCCGTTAAAGAAAGACATTTTTCAGGAATCACCTTTGAAATCCCCAATTGTTTGCCGCTAATCATGAGAAATTTTTCCGTACTTATTTTGTTTCTTATTATTCATTCCACCTCGTGGGCTCAGATTATTTCGCCGGTTCAAACGCTTAACTGGTCTGATACATTGCAAAGCCTTGAATTTTCAGATTATAAGCTTCATGATGTACTATATTTTAACGGAGCTTCTTATGATGATCAAAATTATGGGTACCTGCCATTTTATTTTGAATCAGTCGCCGTTCCGTCGGATGGAATACCTGTCGTGGAGTTGACTGATGAAGTATATGCACCTGCAATTCTTAAAAGAGGTTCGTTTCCCGTGGATTTCTTTAAATCAGTAGAAAATGTACCAGTCGTTAAAGCAGGTGTGGGTTATGAAATGAAGAAGCCGGTTCTTCAACTTTCAATTGTTCCCTTCCGGAAAAATCAATCCACAGGAGTAGTGGAAAAATTGATTTCTTTTCGATACAGCATAACCATGACACCTTCAAATACGGTTTCAAATGTTCGCGGAGGTGAAGAATTTGCTTCGCATTCTGTGCTTGCCAATGGTACCTGGTATAAAATTTCCGTAAAGAATGATGGTGTTTTCAAGCTGGATAAGAATTTTCTTGATGCATTGGGAATCAATACCACTTCTATAGATCCAAGAAATATCCGGATCTATGGAAATGGCGGAGGCATGCTTCCGGAACCCAATGCCACCTTCAGGTATGATGATCTGCAAGAGAATGCCATAAAAGTGAGTGGAGAAGAAGACGGGCGATTTGATGCTGCTGATTATGTTCAGTTTTATGCAAGGGGACCACATCGTTGGGTGTATGATGCTACCGCGAAAAAATTTGTTCACCAGTTGAATATCTATGCAAATGAAGCTTGCTATTTTATTACTACCGATTTAGGAGCAGGGAAGAGAATTACAGAACTCGCTTCCGCTGTTGAATCACCTACTCTGCAGGTTACCACTTTTGATGATCGCGCTTTTCATGAGGTGGAACTGGAAAATTTTCTCGAAAGTGGCAGAGATTGGTATGGCGAATCTTTTGAGTTTGAAACTTCGCAACCATTCTCGTTCAGTTTCAGCAACGTGGTAACTACCACTCCGGTTAAGGTAACAGCAACAGTAGCGTCCAAAAGCATTTACGCTTCCAATACCTTCACAATGTCTGCATTGGGTCAAACCATCGATGCCGAAAGTATTTCTAAAGTCTGTAGTGACTATACTTGTCCATTTGCAAATGTGACAAAGCTGGAAGGTGAGTTTGTGACCGCGTCCGGAAATTTTGACGTGAACCTCGTATACACAAGAAATGCACAGGACGCCGTTGGATGGCTTAATTATATGGAAGTGAACCTGCAACGAAATTTATCCTGGACAGGATCTCAAATGAGCTTTAGAAATGTTGCTTCGTGGTTGCCTGGTAATATTGTTCAATATTCCGTGAGCAATACAAATTCTTCACTGCTGATTCTAGATGTAACAGATCCGATTAATTGTCGCCGGCAGGCTACGGTAGCTAATGGTAATCAACTCCAGTTCACGGCGTTGGGTGATACGCTTCATGAATATGTTATCTTCTCTGACAATGAAGGAATTACTCCAACTGCTATCGGAAAAATTTCAAACCAGGATTTACATGGTTTACCGCAGGCGAGCTACCTGATTGTGACTCCGGGAAGCTTATTGTCGTTTGCTAATCAACTGGCAGATTTTCACCGGTCAAAATCCGGCCTAACGGTAAATGTGGTCACAGTTGATCAGATTTACAATGAGTATTCCAGCGGAACGCAGGATATTGTTGCCATCCGCGATTTTACACGCATGTTTTACAAAAGAGCAGGAACTGACCCACAGTTGTTGCCCAAATATATCTGCCTTTTTGGTGATGGCTCTTACGACAATAAAGGAAACATAGACGGTAATAAGGGGTTGATTCCTACTTTTCAAAGCGCTAACTCGGTGAGCGCCACCAGTTCTTTTGTGAGTGATGATTTTTATGGATTGCTGGACGACAATGAAGGTGGCAATGTACTTGACCCCAATGCTAAACTGGATATTGCAATCGGACGTTTACCGGTGAATAACGAAGATCAGTCTGCAGCAATCCTGAACAAAATAAATATTTATGGTTCTTCACAGTCCTTTGGAAACTGGCGCAACGTTGTCACATTTGTTGCTGATGATGAGGATAACAATACACACATCAAAGATGCTGATGAAGTAGCAGTGGAAGTGGCAGCAAAATATCCGGTTTATAATTTCGATAAGATTTATTTTGATTCATACCAACAGATATCTATTCCCGGCGGAACACGTTACCCGGATGCGAATACTGCCATCAATAACAGGATTTGCAATGGTACATTACTCATGAATTACGTCGGGCATGGGGGAGTTGGTGGCTGGGCACATGAGCGAGTGCTACAGATCAGCGATATAGAAAGTTATACCAATCTGTATAAGCTTACGCTTTTTGTTACAGCAACCTGTGAGTTCAGTAAATATGACGATCCTGCTATAGAATCTGCCGGTGAGATGCTGCTCTCCAATACAAAGGGCGGCGCCATTGCACTAGTTACAACAGTACGGCTTGTGTATTCTTCCGCTAACCGGTTGATGAATCAGGGTTTTATGGATAACGTCTTTCTTCCTGTTGATGGAGTGATACCACCACTGGGAGAAGTTTTCAGAAAAGGCAAAAACAGTATTGGCGGTGATACCAATAACCGGAAATTCACGTTGCTCGGAGATCCTGCGTTAACGCTTAATTATCCAACCTTTAATGTGGTTACAACTGCTATCAATTCGCATCCTGTAGGAACAGTGAACGACACCATCAAAGCTCTTCAACTGGTTACTATTGAAGGAAAAGTAAATGACTTGAACGGTAACGTGATGTCAGCATTCAATGGAACACTCTACCCGACTGTCTACGATAAGCCCATTACGTATCAGACACTTTCCAACGATCCGGCCAGTCAGGTTCGTAATTTCACCCTTCAGAAAAACATTATTTACAATGGAAAAGCCAGTGTGAAAAGCGGCATTTTTTCTTTTTCGTTTGTGGTACCTAAAGATATTTCCTATCAGTATGGTTTTGGTAAGCTGAGTTATTATGCTGAAGATGGCACTGTGGATGCGAACGGCTATAAAAATGATGTGGTAATCGGCGGAGTGAGTGATTCAGCAAGTTTTGATGATAAAGGACCAGAAGTGAAAGTGTATATGAATGATGAAAAATTTGTGCGTGGTGGAATAACGGATGAAAGTCCGAGCGTACTGGTAAAGCTAAATGATGCCAATGGGGTGAATACAGTAGGCACCGGAATTGGCCACGATATTGCAGGCACCTTGGACAACGATTCAAAAATACGCTTGTGATGAATGATTTTTACAGTGCCGACCTTGATAGCTATCAATCCGGTGAAGCAAGATATCCTTTGAGCAGCATGAGTGAAGGATTACATACCATAGTTGTAAAAGCCTGGGACGTTTACAACAATTCATCGGAAGGCAGTACGGAGTTTATTGTTTCCACCTCTGCAGAATTGGCACTGGCGCATGTGCTGAATTATCCGAATCCATTCACAACACGCACTGAATTCATGTTTGAGCACAATATGCCCGGTCAAATGCTCGATGTGATGGTGCAGGTTTATACTATTTCCGGTAAACTGGTGAAAACTATTCAGCAATCTGTGATGCCGGAAATGGTTGCTTTCAACGGTACCGGATGCAGCGATGCAGGAACCGCAGGAGGCTACAGGGTTAACGGTATTTTCTGGGATGGAAAAGATGACTATGGAGATGTGATAGGTAAAGGAGTTTACGTATACAAGCTGACTGTTCAGGCAGACAATGGAATGAAGGCCGATACCTTTGAAAAATTGGTCATTCTCAAATAAAACTTAACTTTGCCCGCTTTTTAATCAACCAAAAAACAAGTAGAATTTTTGATGAAAAGGACTTATCAATTACGAACAGCAACGGTTTTTATATTACTGGCAACAACATTTATTGGTGTTACTGCAAAAGCACAAACTGCTGCTGATTCATTAGATGGCCGTGTAAATGTGATAAATACCGCTGTACCATTTTTGCGAATTGCTCCTGATGCCAGATCGGGTGCCATGGGCGATGTTGGATTGGGGCTATCTGCAGATGCCAATGCGATTTTCTGGAATACAGCAAAAATCACTTTCGCAGAAAATAAACTTGCTATGGGCGTAACCTACACGCCCTGGCTAAGAGCGCTGGTAAGTGATATCTACCTGGCATCGCTCGGAGGCTATTACAAAGTGGATGATAACTCGGCACTTGCATTCGGACTTCGTTATTTTTCTTTGGGAAGCATCACTTTTACAAGTACTACCGGGCAGGTGATAGGAGATTTTAATCCACAGGAATTTGCCATTGATCTTGGATATTCAAGGAAGCTTGCCACACATTTAAGTGTCGGTCTCAATCTTGGTTTTGTTTATTCAAATCTTGCTGCATCTTATGTAGTGAATAATGTTCCGATTAAAGCCGGTAAAGCTGTGAAAGCAGATCTTTCTACATTTTATACGCATCCTGCAAAATTTGGAAGTAAAACCAAGGGTTCCTACAACATCGGATTAACGGTTGCCAACATCGGAAATAAGATCACTTATACCGAATCTGCTGAGAATAAAGATTTTCTTCCTTGTAATCTTGGGCTTGGTAGTGGCATCACCTTCCAGTTTGATGACTATAATAAACTCTCCTTTAATCTTGACTTTAACAAATTACTTGTGCCAACTCCTGACTCTGCAGGCGATTACCGAAGCCTTTCTACAGTAGAAGGAATATTTACCTCCTTTACTGATGCACCAGGTGGATTTTCTGAAGAAATGAGAGAAATTATGATTTCAACAGGAGCGGAATACTGGTACCGTGAGTTATTCTCCGTTCGTGCAGGATTTTTCTATGAAGATAAAACCAAAGGTGCCCGTCAATATATTACGGCCGGATTCGGTATCAAATACAATGTGTTCGGTTTGAATTTTTCTTACCTGATTCCTACTTCCAGTCAGAAAACACCGCTTGATAATACATTGCGTTTCTCTTTATTGTTTGATTTTGATGCAATGAAAAAAGCACCTGAAGAAGCACCTTCAGATAGCGAATAAAGGCATGATCAGGTTCATGTTCTCTCTTTCTCAGTTTAAATAGTTCCTTCCTTGTCAGTTAGAGTTGGATTTGGATTCGATGTGCACCGCTTAGTTGCCGGAAGACCCATGGTACTTGGCGGAGTCGTGATTCCGTTTTCAAAAGGACCTGACGGTCATTCGGATGCCGATGTGTTGATTCATGCTATCTGTGATGCGTTGCTGGGTGCAGCCGGACTACGTGATATTGGATTTCATTTTCCCGATACGGACAGTTCGTATAAAAATATAGACAGCAAATTATTGTTGAAAGAGGTGATGATTCAGGTTGCAATAAAAAAATATAAAGTGGGGAATATCGATGTTACCCTTTGCCTTGAACAACCTAAAATAAATCCACACATTCCCGACATGAAAAAAGTGTTGGCTGAAGCACTTGCCATTCAGCAAGATGATATTTCAATCAAAGCAACCACTAATGAACGCATGGGATTTATTGGCCGCGAAGAAGGCGTTGCCGCATATGCTGTAGTTCTACTTGAATCCTGTTAATTCCTGCGTTGTATTGCAACTTCAACAACCTGAGAAAAAATTATTCCTTAATGAACTTCTTCACATCAGGATGATGAATTCCATCATCTATTTTAAGAAGGTAGATTCCGGCAGGCCATGACGCAGTATTTACCGTAAACAGATCTTTTTCTTCACTGTCAAATTCAGTTTCAAACATTACGTTGCCGACCATATTTACTATGGTAATGTTTGCAACCAACGGCTCCTCAAAAGAAATATTCAACACATCAACGGATGGAACCGGGAAAATGCTAACCTGATGCTGCAACTGGTTTTGTTCGTAAGCTATTTTTTGAGGTGGCGTTGTAAATGTATCCAGTTCAGAATAGGGTGACTTTTTTAAAGGAGAAGAAGCGCATATTGTCTGAACCTGCCATTCGTAAGCAGTCGAAGGTAATAATCCCGTCAATTGAACCTTATTTTTTGTTATACCCGTTACAGTAGTCCAGTTGGAAGGTCCCAGCGGACGGTATCTTAACTTATATTTTTTAACGCCCGTTGCCGGTGCCCATGAAAGCGTGGTTTTGGAAGGTTTTGGATTTGCAGTCATGGTATATCCGGTAATCCTGCTGCATGGGTCCCAATCGTATTTATGTACCCTGTAACTTTTTTGACCAATCGAATCGAAGCTCATTTCCCAAACTATGTTTTTATTGTAGTCCACCTCTGTCTGGTTGGGCACACCATTGGCAACCAGGCCCCAGTCAATCATTGTATTTCCATTGGGCAATCGTTGGGCATTACCGGTAGCAGTGCCGTAAACTTTAATTCCGTTTACATCCGGATGCTCGTAGTACCAGACGAGTGTTGCCGTTTTATTTATTTCATCCAGTTGATATTCTTTTGCGCTGGAAACTTGTGGCGTCATTTTATTCCCATTGTTGAAAATGGTGATATTGCCATTTTCAATTCTGCGCAGATCGTGCTGGGAAGCAAAATGTTTAACATTGTTATCATTTATGAATGTAAATTGATTATTCTCTCCACCCATCCGCCAAATGATTTCGCCGGTTTCACGGTTGATCTTCGTCAGTTCATCCATGTTTCTGCAGGAGATCAGGATATTCCCGTCAAAGTCACGCTCCACTGAATTTCCATGTACATAATCAACATTCAGATTAGTAAGCGGTGTATATTGATTAGCATCCGTAAACTGAAAATGATCTTCACTGCGCCATTCAAATACAACCTCCTTGTTTTGATCCAATTCCTGCAATACCAGGTATTGAACCACTGCATTTGTCAATCCACCATATGCCGTCATATCGGTAACTGTATTTTCATAGGCCTGAAGCAAAATGTGACCATCAGGATACATCATTACATCATGATCATTGGTTGATAATTCATATCCGTTTTTACACTGCGCAGAATCTATAAGATTGTAATTTGAATCCAGGATCATCCACATTGCCTTATCTCTTGAGAAATAGGAAAGGTATCCGCTTGCATTTAATTTAAAATCCCGGCCATTCTGCCCCACATCTTTTGCCCAAACCATGTCGCCGTTGTTCTCAATAATGGTAGTGAAGGAATTGGTTGCCGGATCTGGGCCCGTTTGATCTTCATGATTAGAATAAAAAATACGGCCCGGCGCCGGATTATTATTGATGCTGATTGTGTATGTGGGCATTGAATCTAAAGGATAGGTAATCTTTTGAGCATCCTTCTTGGAGGGATCATAACCATATTCATCAATAAAATTTTGAAGCTTAGCGAGCCTGATCAGTTTCTCCTGTTCACCCGAAGTTTTTGCACGTATTCCAAAGCTGAAAGTGATGCCATTGATTTTCTCTCCATTCTCCTTTAATAGTGTTGAGTGCACATTTACCGTTACAGTTTCCTCAAAGAAAAATGGCACTTCAGGTTTTACAATGATGGTTTTATCGTCATCAGACAACAGTGCCGTCCAATTGTGTTTGCCACTTTTTGATCCTGTTATTTCCACAAATTGCTGATTGTTTATTGATTCACGATCCATTGCATTGCCATTTTTCAGCAGGATAGTAGTCTGAGGATGATGCGAGGACGAGCCGGGCAAAGGATTAACGTAATTAAATTGCGCAAATAGTATCTTCGAAAAGAGGCAGCAGGAGAGGAGGGTAACCGTAAATTTCATAGCTAATTTTTTTGAAGCAGGTTATTACAAATTGCTTATTTATGCTCACGAATTTAAAAATACGAATTTGTTTTTTTCAAAATCAACATTGTTTAGTGTCTTTCTTATACGAACAGTGTTTCCCCGTACACAGTCTTTAAAACTGACCTTTGGGGCTCTTTATTAAAACAAGTCGCTTGAAGACAATTATTTGTCGAACAATCCCGCTCTTTTGCCGAAATGTTGACTAATGGCAGGTATTTCCTGTAAACCCTGTTATCTTTGCGCGCCAAAAATAAGACATAGGATATTTTTAATCGCAAACATTTCCTTTGAATTAATTTTCAAACTCTTTGCCAACTAAACCATTTCCCTTTACTACATGAAGAAATTACTGCTTGCTCCCCTCGCAGGGATGTTGTTCGTTATTTCGTGCACACCTGCTAAAAAAGAGATGCCTAAAGAATACACGGCGATTGATGTTTCGGCTTTTGATTCATCATACAGTCCGGTACAGGATTTTTATGAGTACATCAATGCAAAATGGGTGAAAAACAATCCCATAC
It includes:
- a CDS encoding FAD-dependent oxidoreductase, which encodes MKRILILGAGTSGTMMANHLKHELDHAEWEIAIIDESDTHYYQPGYLFLPFDIYEPEDIQKPIRNFIPHGVNFMQEKIAKILPVEKKVLTENGDTIHYDLLIIATGTKPAPEETEGMTGAEWKKSVFDFYTYEGALDLRNKLREWEGGKLVVHITEMPIKCPVAPLEFAFLADSYFKHKSMRQKVDITFVTPMSGAFTKPKATEALDHLLAEKNIHIIPDFAIEKVDNENKKIIDYGGAEVMFDLLVTVPVNKGDELIGRSELGDDLNYVPTHKGTLQSKAYPDIFVLGDASNLPASKAGSVAHFEAEILTENIKRFINGEPLREDFDGHANCFVETGNGKALLLDFNYTHEPVEGEFPIPGIGPLRLLKESRMNHMGKMAFRWIYWNMLLKGTHIPFISTSMSEAGKHYEKD
- the porV gene encoding type IX secretion system outer membrane channel protein PorV; translation: MKRTYQLRTATVFILLATTFIGVTAKAQTAADSLDGRVNVINTAVPFLRIAPDARSGAMGDVGLGLSADANAIFWNTAKITFAENKLAMGVTYTPWLRALVSDIYLASLGGYYKVDDNSALAFGLRYFSLGSITFTSTTGQVIGDFNPQEFAIDLGYSRKLATHLSVGLNLGFVYSNLAASYVVNNVPIKAGKAVKADLSTFYTHPAKFGSKTKGSYNIGLTVANIGNKITYTESAENKDFLPCNLGLGSGITFQFDDYNKLSFNLDFNKLLVPTPDSAGDYRSLSTVEGIFTSFTDAPGGFSEEMREIMISTGAEYWYRELFSVRAGFFYEDKTKGARQYITAGFGIKYNVFGLNFSYLIPTSSQKTPLDNTLRFSLLFDFDAMKKAPEEAPSDSE
- a CDS encoding SUMF1/EgtB/PvdO family nonheme iron enzyme, with product MLKRSLNTTGSLIMISAALLFSLSSCKKEKSATTGWNYNDSKWGGFEVRDFDGQETGPGLTLVEGGSFVMGNTEQNLTYDFDNIPKKITVSSFYMDETEVANVHYREYLYWLNRTFGSDFPEVVKRALPDSLVWRDELAYNEPYVEYYFRHPAFNNYPVVGVTWVQANDYCAWRTDRVNEAIMIREGILDKNPSQIDEDNFNTRSYLVGQYEGAIKKNLKDLNPNGTGERKVRMEDGIMLPEYRLPTEAEWEYAALALIGNNPYKDEELYTDRRIYPWNRDQMRDPTHGGWQGDFLANFKRGNGDMMGVAGGLNDNADITAQVTSFLPNDFGLYNMAGNVSEWVSDVYRANTFYDANDFNGYRGNVFMKDSLDEEGYHVDKDSLGRVIKVPVSDAESANRLNYRRSDVINFLDGDSLSEVQYNYSVSSLINDKARVYKGGSWADRAYYLSPGTRRYLDENLALSTLGFRCAMVRLGSPTGNDFPSGKEFETPKKKK
- a CDS encoding PorP/SprF family type IX secretion system membrane protein; the protein is MVLKRAILGIILFRCFLANTLAQDVEFSQFFNSPLYLNPAYAGVGEGPRFCMNYRNQWAALNDAYVTYTASYDQNIDALNGGIGVLVATDRQANGLLTATGASGIYSYQLNLSKNFGIKAAAQISFVQKRIDASQLIFAENINPYNGSTTGGISADMPDVTSKGIADIGGGIVFYTRSFYAGLSAKHVTSPNESFISSQVSPWPVRIGANIGIELHSKKGAKTPVYFSPNLLFAQQETFKQLNIGAILGIGLIYGGIYFRSAFGNNDAMIFMTGLRKGIFKFGYSYDATISNLESTGGTHELSVVMNLHDSRKVQFKRNAKKFSDCPEVF
- a CDS encoding 2-C-methyl-D-erythritol 2,4-cyclodiphosphate synthase; the encoded protein is MSVRVGFGFDVHRLVAGRPMVLGGVVIPFSKGPDGHSDADVLIHAICDALLGAAGLRDIGFHFPDTDSSYKNIDSKLLLKEVMIQVAIKKYKVGNIDVTLCLEQPKINPHIPDMKKVLAEALAIQQDDISIKATTNERMGFIGREEGVAAYAVVLLESC
- the porU gene encoding type IX secretion system sortase PorU — protein: MRNFSVLILFLIIHSTSWAQIISPVQTLNWSDTLQSLEFSDYKLHDVLYFNGASYDDQNYGYLPFYFESVAVPSDGIPVVELTDEVYAPAILKRGSFPVDFFKSVENVPVVKAGVGYEMKKPVLQLSIVPFRKNQSTGVVEKLISFRYSITMTPSNTVSNVRGGEEFASHSVLANGTWYKISVKNDGVFKLDKNFLDALGINTTSIDPRNIRIYGNGGGMLPEPNATFRYDDLQENAIKVSGEEDGRFDAADYVQFYARGPHRWVYDATAKKFVHQLNIYANEACYFITTDLGAGKRITELASAVESPTLQVTTFDDRAFHEVELENFLESGRDWYGESFEFETSQPFSFSFSNVVTTTPVKVTATVASKSIYASNTFTMSALGQTIDAESISKVCSDYTCPFANVTKLEGEFVTASGNFDVNLVYTRNAQDAVGWLNYMEVNLQRNLSWTGSQMSFRNVASWLPGNIVQYSVSNTNSSLLILDVTDPINCRRQATVANGNQLQFTALGDTLHEYVIFSDNEGITPTAIGKISNQDLHGLPQASYLIVTPGSLLSFANQLADFHRSKSGLTVNVVTVDQIYNEYSSGTQDIVAIRDFTRMFYKRAGTDPQLLPKYICLFGDGSYDNKGNIDGNKGLIPTFQSANSVSATSSFVSDDFYGLLDDNEGGNVLDPNAKLDIAIGRLPVNNEDQSAAILNKINIYGSSQSFGNWRNVVTFVADDEDNNTHIKDADEVAVEVAAKYPVYNFDKIYFDSYQQISIPGGTRYPDANTAINNRICNGTLLMNYVGHGGVGGWAHERVLQISDIESYTNLYKLTLFVTATCEFSKYDDPAIESAGEMLLSNTKGGAIALVTTVRLVYSSANRLMNQGFMDNVFLPVDGVIPPLGEVFRKGKNSIGGDTNNRKFTLLGDPALTLNYPTFNVVTTAINSHPVGTVNDTIKALQLVTIEGKVNDLNGNVMSAFNGTLYPTVYDKPITYQTLSNDPASQVRNFTLQKNIIYNGKASVKSGIFSFSFVVPKDISYQYGFGKLSYYAEDGTVDANGYKNDVVIGGVSDSASFDDKGPEVKVYMNDEKFVRGGITDESPSVLVKLNDANGVNTVGTGIGHDIAGTLDNDSKIRL